The Microtus ochrogaster isolate Prairie Vole_2 chromosome 10, MicOch1.0, whole genome shotgun sequence genome contains the following window.
TCTGTTGTTTCCCCAAGGACATAAACCAGACCTTTATTTCAGCCCACTGAGTCAATTTTCCTTGTCTGTCTGGTAATTCAACAGTAAGGTCTATTGCCTTAGCAACTGCCCTTCGACTACCATGGCAACCGCCAGTGCAGACTTCAGTTCTCCACTTTGCCCCTTGGACATCTCCATGGCGATGTGCAGGATGAAGAGAAGGCCAGAGCCCCAATTCTGCGCCTGCGTAGAGTGACAGAAGGGGGTGAACAGGAGGGGGCCAGACTCCTGGATGTGCGCAGCCGCAGAGCGCCACGGCTGTGCCCACTAGTCCCAGCTCTGCGCACTTGACAGCCAGTTCGCCCGTCCGGAGCCCGGCTCGTTGGGGCAGCATGGCAGGGTCGCCGCTGCTCTGGGGGCCGAGGGCCGGGGGCGTCGGCCTTTTGATGCTGCTGCTCATGGGTCTTCTGCGGCTTCCCCCAGCCCTGTCAACGAGGCCCGTAAAGGTGCGATTCCATTTAGcaaggagtgggggtggggaggaagatggGGGAAAGTGTTGTTGAGACATTCTTGCTGGTTTGTGCATAGAGATTGGCAAGGGTGTCCTGGGCTGCAGCTGACAGTCCCCCCCACATATGCCAAGGGCAGTTTCTGGGTGTGAGGGAGCTGGTGCTCAGGGCTCAGCTAGCAGATGCATCCTGAGCATCCCTCAGCATCTGGGGTCTGGTCTGAGCTCGACCCGCCCCGAGAGTGGTCTGTGGCTGTGTCCATGGCAGTAGGGCATATTCAGAAAAGATGTCGGTGTATCACTATGTGAGTCTGGGATGTGATGACCGAGGTGTATAAGAATTGTGTTCTTTTAGTATGTCTTTTGATTTGACTGCTCCTAAACATCCTGCAATACTAGAGattcttctttgactttttttgtgGGCCTGATTGCTTTCTCAGTGATactatgtgtatatttgtggacCCTTATGTGTAATGACGTAGTATATGGGCGCATCTTCCTGTGTACCtatgtgtttctgtgggttttttttttaattttgaaaggagTGGTCCTTGTACCTCAGGGTACATATTTCATGGTGTCAGATTGAGTGCTTGGGGTTTTCATTGTGCATCCATGAGCTGATTTCCTTCTTGCTTCATTGTGGAGCTGTGTCATTGCAGGGGAAGAAGCCATGATGTCTCTGCTCTGCACTGTGTTTTTCAAATGATGCCTAGCCTTGCACCTGGGTGGCTCAAAGAGCATTACAGCAGACATTTCCCCAACAAGGAATGTGCACATAGGCACGAAAGACCACTTCTATGCAGTTCCTTGCAGTAGATACAGCAGTGTTGGGTTGCATGTGTGACATTtcaagggctgtgtgtgtgtgtgtgtgtgtgtgtgtgtgtgtgtgtgtagagggatTGCTGGTGATTGATTTCCCCAGGGGCTGAGTGCTGGATCCTGACCAAGGGGAGGGACATGGAGCAGCTTGCTCCTCTACCTCTTAAAAGCTGTCTGAATCACTgaggatttttttaattattaaatatttaggatGGAACAATCTATTTAGCAGATAAGTAGgttataaaaatgatgaaataatcATCATAGCCACTCTTCAGCTTAAGGAATGACTGATACGAGGGCCCCTTTGCTAGTGCTACCTTCTATTTTCTGCCCACTGATTCCATTAGCTTTAAATGACGTTTTGTTTAGTTTCTGCTTTTGGAACCTCATAGAAATGGAGTCAAGCTACCTATCTGCTTTCTGATGATCTCACCAAGAAATCTCTGGTGTTGGATAGTCTTAGGCTATCTAAAGTGCGATTCTAGAAtttgcctttgtgtatgtgtgtgtgtgcatgtggtctTGAATTGAGGCTTTTCTGCATGCTAGTGCCCAGAACCTTTAGTTCTGCTTTGGTGGGAGATTCATTTCTATTGAAGTGTGTGGTTGTAGTTCATTTACTGATGCACCACACTATATCCTGCGAGTGTATCATGAGTCTACTAGTCTATTTCTGGGGAACGCTTTCCCTTATTCCCCCTACTTTCATGCTATTATAAAATACCACTATGATGGTTCAGTAATTTATGTCCAGTAGGCTTTGAGTGCAACACCCTAGAGGTGGGTcataaaatctattattttgagacatggaTTTCCCTTTCAAAATGatctttgctatttattttgttttgtgagacagggtttctctgtgtaatcctggctctcctggaactcaggagaccaggctagtctcaaactcaaaaatctgcctgctgggttcaaaggtgtgtgcaccatgcCCAACTTATTTTTGCAAATTTAATTTCCAGCACATTGTAGTTTTATTCAAAACCTGATatcgccacacacacacacacacacacacacacacacacacacacacacacacacacacacaaaNNNNNNNNNNNNNNNNNNNNNNNNNNNNNNNNNNNNNNNNNNNNNNNNNNNNNNNNNNNNNNNNNNNNNNNNNNNNNNNNNNNNNNNNNNNNNNNNNNNNaaaaaagaagaagaagaagaagaagaagaagaagaagaagaagaagaagaagaagaagaagaagaagaagaagaagaagaagaagtcgtCGTCTGTGTGCCCTTGGAGATACTTGGGGATCTGCGGGGGGCCTTAGAGACGATAGAAATTTGAGGGGCTCAGTGAATGTGGTAGTCATTTAAGATCCGTGGAGCCCCACCCCTAGTTGAGCTAGAGGGACGATGACAatatcttttttcccccatttcaTCTTCTCGCAGGAGTCCCGCAGTCTGAGCGCAGCATCAGCGCCCTTGGCAGAGACAGGCACTCCTCGCCGCTTGCGTCGGGCCCTGCCCCGAGGAGAGGCGGCGGGTGCAGTGCACGAGCTGGCGCGGGCGCTGGCGCACCTGCTGGAGGCCGAGAGACAGGAACGCGCTCGTGCCGAGGCACAGGAGGCGGAGGATCAGCAGGCGCGTGTCCTGGCGCAGCTGCTGCGTGTCTGGGGCTCCCCGCGTGCCTCGGACCCACCCTTAGCCCCGGACGACGACCCGGACGCTCCTGCTGCACAGCTGGCACGTGCTCTGCTCCGCGCTCGCCTAGACCCCGCCGCCCTCGCGGCCCAGCTTGTCCCTGCGCCCGCCGCTGCGCTGCGCCCCCGGCCTCCAGTGTATGATGATGGCCCCACCGGCCCAGATGTCGAGGACACCGGCGATGATACTCCTGATGTGGACCCGGAGCTGCTGAGGTGCCGGGGTCATGGGGAGGGAGGGCGAGATAACCAAAGCGCTGTCGTGCTGGAGCCTGAGGAAGTGAATTCCTGGATCCCGGTACAAGGGACAGACGCCCCTCGATCGGACTGGGTGGGACTATGCAGGACTAGGGCTCCTGGGGTGGGTCGCTTTCTGCCTGGAGAGGCACTTTCTGGGATGGAAGGCGGGGACCTCTGACTTCCTCTGAAAGTAGTGAGTCCCTCGGCTTGAGTGGGGGGTGAGAACAACGTGGTGTTACAAAGTTGTGTTCAGGTTCGGGACTACTGGGGTAAAAGTAGCCGCTTCCTCACAGCATTCCACTCCACCTGCAGGTACTTGCTGGGGCGGATCCTCACCGGAAGTTCGGAACCAGAGGCTGCTGCTGCTCCGCGCCGCCTCCGCCGATCTGTGGACCAGGATCCGGGTCCTGAGGTGCCTCCCGAGAGTGTGCTGGGGGCGCTGCTACGCGTGAAACGCCTGGATAACTCCTCGCCCCAGGCGCCCGCACGCCGCCTCCTGCCTCCCTGAGCGCTGCAGCATCCCGCAAGCCCTGGAATCCAGGAGCGCCCCAGCAACCCTGACTTCCTGCCAGCACGTCCACAGCCGCCTGCTCGGCAACCCTGAGATCCCCATCCCTTGAATCCTCAATAAATGCAATCTATAGCAGCTCTTTGTCTGAGTAGGGTGTTCTAGGGGCTGGTGGGCTGGGCGAGCGATAGTGGCTGTCTCTTCGGGTCCACTACTGACATGGAATATGTCCCTGCCTAGTCTTTGCTTTCCTCCCTGGCAAAAAAGAACCTACACAGAGAGCAGTAAAGGCGTGCAGTACTCACCAGGTGCCTGGGCTACCCTTCTAGGCTTCACTGAGATGGGGTTCCCTGAGAGGCTCTGAGGTCACTTTCAGCCTCTGCCACGGGTCCATGGCACTAAAGGTCAAGGGGCTACACTTGTTGCCCACCAGGACCAGGAGTTGCTTGTTGTGAGAGCCCCAGGTGGATTACATATGCTGCAGTTGGCCCAGACACCCAGCACACCAACTGCCAAGCCCTGACGACAAAGGACTCTGGATATACAGGCCATTATGGCCTTTACACTGGTTATTTATCTGCCCTCGATATGTGCACATTTTCGAACAAA
Protein-coding sequences here:
- the Pcsk1n gene encoding proSAAS — translated: MAGSPLLWGPRAGGVGLLMLLLMGLLRLPPALSTRPVKESRSLSAASAPLAETGTPRRLRRALPRGEAAGAVHELARALAHLLEAERQERARAEAQEAEDQQARVLAQLLRVWGSPRASDPPLAPDDDPDAPAAQLARALLRARLDPAALAAQLVPAPAAALRPRPPVYDDGPTGPDVEDTGDDTPDVDPELLRYLLGRILTGSSEPEAAAAPRRLRRSVDQDPGPEVPPESVLGALLRVKRLDNSSPQAPARRLLPP